The Candidatus Acidulodesulfobacterium acidiphilum genome contains a region encoding:
- a CDS encoding TlpA family protein disulfide reductase, whose product MKILLLVFTVVLIGFGGNCFAYTPVAPNISGKVLNSADSGYKKISLKNIKNKIVILNFWATWCPPCRAEIPTLNDFYSSHKKDVLILGVNMNETSYGVSSFLKNYDVAYPIVMGNLIEAEEYGGLGMIPQTFFIVDDRIVFHWSGELNKGILKAVTDKIISIKN is encoded by the coding sequence TTGAAAATACTGTTATTAGTTTTCACGGTTGTTTTAATAGGTTTTGGAGGAAATTGTTTTGCTTATACTCCGGTTGCGCCGAATATAAGCGGAAAAGTTTTAAATTCCGCCGATAGCGGCTATAAAAAGATTAGCCTTAAAAACATTAAAAACAAAATAGTAATACTTAATTTCTGGGCTACTTGGTGTCCGCCATGCAGGGCGGAAATTCCTACGTTAAACGATTTTTATTCCTCTCACAAAAAAGATGTTCTAATTTTAGGCGTCAACATGAACGAAACTTCTTACGGAGTTTCCTCTTTTCTAAAAAATTACGATGTTGCTTATCCAATCGTTATGGGCAACTTGATTGAGGCGGAGGAGTACGGCGGATTAGGCATGATACCGCAGACGTTTTTTATAGTTGACGATAGGATAGTTTTTCACTGGTCCGGAGAGCTTAATAAAGGTATTCTGAAAGCGGTAACGGATAAAATTATTTCTATAAAAAACTAA
- a CDS encoding DUF4065 domain-containing protein: protein MTTASDVAKYFIFKANQVGSFLSNLKLQKLVYYAQAWYLANNDKPLFTEKFEAWVHGPVQPELYRKFKDFRWSPINIEVKKVPASITKDIADFLDEVAEAYFKYDGLELEIMTHNELPWQEARKGISPYEPSNEIISEKTMQIFYSRLLNM, encoded by the coding sequence ATGACTACAGCTTCCGATGTTGCAAAATATTTTATTTTTAAGGCAAATCAAGTAGGTTCATTTCTAAGTAATCTTAAGCTTCAAAAGCTCGTTTATTATGCTCAGGCGTGGTATTTGGCTAATAATGATAAGCCTCTTTTTACGGAAAAATTTGAGGCTTGGGTTCATGGTCCTGTTCAGCCTGAATTATATAGAAAATTTAAGGATTTTAGATGGTCACCTATAAACATCGAAGTAAAAAAAGTTCCTGCCTCTATAACTAAAGATATAGCGGACTTTTTAGACGAGGTAGCCGAAGCATATTTTAAATACGATGGACTTGAACTTGAGATAATGACTCACAATGAGTTGCCATGGCAGGAAGCAAGAAAAGGAATTTCTCCATATGAGCCTTCTAATGAGATAATATCTGAAAAAACAATGCAAATCTTTTATTCTCGCCTTTTAAATATGTAA
- the traV gene encoding type IV conjugative transfer system protein TraV — MKKKLLFLFSAAFLFSAVLTGCSLMPYSSNYSCPESKSGMGNCSSLETNYKISTGQIKSPGANHGDLINCPVSLRGTNACKEIYKTAAKGKRFAKGYISVRQYLLKYEVEGNNPPLYVPAVIKKIWVLPYSSENVFHGGEDVYVVIKKGHWLYGNYIFKKDDKNYNMFIIRR; from the coding sequence GTGAAAAAGAAACTTTTATTTTTATTTTCCGCGGCGTTTTTATTTTCCGCGGTTTTAACCGGCTGTTCGCTTATGCCGTATAGTTCAAACTATTCGTGTCCGGAATCGAAATCTGGCATGGGAAATTGCTCATCGCTTGAAACCAACTATAAAATATCGACCGGGCAGATAAAATCGCCGGGAGCAAATCATGGAGATTTAATCAACTGTCCTGTATCCTTGCGAGGAACTAATGCTTGCAAGGAGATATATAAAACTGCGGCTAAAGGAAAAAGATTTGCGAAGGGATATATAAGCGTAAGACAATACTTGCTTAAATATGAAGTCGAAGGCAATAATCCGCCGCTATACGTGCCTGCGGTAATCAAGAAAATATGGGTGCTGCCGTATTCTTCCGAAAACGTATTTCACGGAGGCGAAGACGTTTACGTCGTGATTAAAAAAGGACACTGGCTTTATGGAAATTATATCTTCAAAAAAGACGATAAAAACTACAATATGTTTATAATCAGGAGATAA
- a CDS encoding conjugal transfer protein TraG: MYVVYAFGNGYLLSNMFMAISSFFANGDTYALLEGLVLISYIFLLIRVIVTGNHFHLKTMFMYTGGFAVVYLALISVQVNVNVQDISNPGSPTNAQVISHVPIGIAEPWSLVTTAQYALAQDFQNTFSVPNGDNLLENGIGVSLMNDETNATISPSNSYLYEDYNMYIQNCVAPGIATGNINASTLFSAGNATDTSSLSYQASNAYSVWDVMSSYTAGAGANILTNWYSGTNPSSMTEQASGQSDPQGITTTCGQETVWIQSAVQDYINGPLMNSMAGALQFATVSELSNAIGSINPYIYNMQQSSMNMLYQSIGANMYSPAILKMAQISGANADSLAVATGTAVQSTTSGLIESGILAGKYMPIVFGLFEALMLGVCVILLILGITHLGHGYIKMMFQFLIMIMIWPSLVVIFNYISQLIIQAQFSGYSGLGYSIGSSGAISSYLSESLAWMGYFSWSVPMVAYAIASNSSYAMVSMVGGMESSITRNASIPGANALSKGDFEAGVVKDNMMTANSFNATHQASVGVGATGIQSAPYVTETTQKGINGTISEQRVDGHGVFATITQGQNTVSLQRQSDGDWEVTKYNGSLSAVDKKEWIEGVKKDLSSADKQELSLHKTASNSIETLQSAINQYNATSNGSVTRGKNRNAIVSSGGNQTNNQTVDAKSTADGSGGIGLNLFGLKLGVGFTNSNSLMNSTGNAYGSGVQHKIDNLKNELHTLTNSHNSLVAEAASKALTAVDKWSDSISKIKTYRQDLSEAKTGSFAVSGSVMPNAINNMVTNKGSLNSFASAFEVVNNEAASVSGIEGFISQQGSYDAKLSDFGNINTKISNGAASLSKQTNILTPTNFSNAYAGATNQGNGEFSNLNYEYSKNYNLNALSISSPIAGPGFISAQTASSVPHGNPLINNALRGYSFVANTADGMVNGVLFGGIGGIGSINGNENNYFGLHGGDLGYAIGSGDLGNYLGTHKFTGLSGGFQPTSGH; the protein is encoded by the coding sequence ATGTACGTAGTTTATGCATTCGGCAACGGTTACCTTTTGTCGAATATGTTTATGGCAATATCGTCTTTTTTCGCGAACGGCGACACATATGCATTATTAGAAGGGCTTGTCCTTATAAGCTATATTTTTTTGTTAATAAGAGTAATAGTTACAGGAAATCATTTTCACCTAAAAACTATGTTTATGTACACCGGAGGTTTTGCGGTTGTTTACCTTGCATTGATAAGCGTACAGGTAAACGTGAACGTCCAGGATATTTCCAACCCCGGTTCTCCAACTAACGCTCAGGTGATATCACATGTCCCTATAGGCATAGCGGAACCTTGGAGCCTCGTTACGACCGCGCAGTACGCTCTTGCCCAGGATTTTCAAAACACTTTTTCCGTACCCAACGGCGACAATCTTTTAGAAAACGGGATAGGCGTTTCTCTTATGAATGACGAAACTAATGCTACCATATCGCCGTCCAACTCATATCTTTACGAAGATTACAATATGTATATTCAAAACTGCGTAGCACCGGGAATAGCAACCGGCAATATAAACGCATCTACATTGTTTAGCGCAGGAAACGCAACCGATACTAGTTCATTGTCTTATCAAGCCAGTAATGCTTATTCCGTGTGGGACGTCATGTCGTCTTATACTGCCGGCGCAGGAGCGAATATACTTACGAACTGGTATTCAGGGACAAATCCGTCTTCTATGACCGAACAGGCCAGCGGGCAAAGCGATCCTCAAGGCATAACGACGACCTGCGGACAGGAAACTGTATGGATTCAATCGGCTGTTCAGGATTATATAAACGGTCCATTAATGAACTCCATGGCCGGTGCCCTCCAATTTGCTACCGTAAGCGAACTATCCAATGCAATAGGATCGATAAACCCCTATATTTACAATATGCAGCAGAGTTCTATGAATATGCTTTATCAGTCAATAGGCGCAAATATGTATTCCCCTGCTATTTTAAAGATGGCGCAGATATCCGGAGCTAATGCCGATTCATTGGCTGTGGCTACCGGAACGGCCGTTCAGAGCACGACGTCGGGGCTTATCGAAAGCGGTATACTTGCCGGTAAATACATGCCTATAGTATTCGGCCTTTTCGAGGCTCTTATGCTTGGCGTTTGCGTTATACTTCTTATTTTAGGTATAACGCATCTAGGCCACGGTTATATAAAGATGATGTTTCAGTTTTTAATAATGATAATGATATGGCCTTCTTTAGTGGTAATTTTTAATTATATATCCCAACTTATTATTCAGGCGCAATTTTCGGGATATTCCGGTTTGGGCTATTCTATAGGTTCTTCGGGAGCAATTTCGTCTTATCTGTCGGAATCTCTTGCGTGGATGGGTTATTTTTCATGGTCGGTTCCGATGGTAGCCTACGCGATAGCCTCGAATTCTTCTTACGCTATGGTGTCCATGGTTGGAGGTATGGAAAGTTCTATTACGAGGAATGCTTCTATTCCAGGAGCAAATGCTTTGTCTAAAGGAGATTTTGAAGCAGGTGTCGTAAAAGATAATATGATGACCGCTAACTCTTTTAATGCTACGCATCAGGCAAGCGTTGGAGTAGGAGCGACGGGAATTCAGAGCGCCCCGTATGTAACCGAAACAACCCAAAAAGGTATTAATGGAACTATAAGCGAACAGCGTGTCGATGGCCACGGCGTGTTTGCTACTATAACTCAGGGACAAAATACTGTAAGTTTGCAGCGGCAATCCGATGGGGATTGGGAGGTTACTAAATATAACGGTTCCTTGTCAGCGGTGGATAAAAAAGAATGGATAGAGGGTGTAAAAAAAGACCTATCGTCTGCGGATAAGCAGGAACTTTCGTTACATAAGACCGCCAGCAATTCCATTGAGACCCTCCAAAGTGCAATAAACCAATATAATGCGACGAGTAATGGCAGCGTTACAAGGGGCAAAAATAGAAACGCGATAGTTAGTAGCGGAGGAAATCAGACAAACAATCAAACTGTCGATGCAAAAAGTACCGCTGACGGCTCCGGCGGTATTGGATTAAATTTGTTTGGGCTTAAGCTGGGCGTGGGTTTTACCAACAGTAATTCTTTAATGAATTCGACCGGAAATGCCTACGGTTCGGGCGTGCAACATAAGATAGATAACCTTAAAAACGAACTTCATACATTAACTAATTCTCACAACTCATTAGTTGCTGAAGCTGCGAGCAAAGCCTTGACTGCCGTGGATAAATGGAGCGATTCCATATCTAAAATCAAAACCTATCGTCAGGACTTAAGCGAAGCGAAAACGGGGTCTTTTGCTGTGTCCGGTAGCGTAATGCCCAACGCCATAAATAATATGGTAACGAATAAAGGTAGTTTAAATAGTTTTGCATCGGCATTTGAAGTTGTTAATAATGAAGCTGCTTCAGTAAGCGGCATAGAGGGTTTTATCTCGCAACAGGGATCTTACGACGCGAAACTATCCGACTTTGGGAATATTAATACGAAAATCAGTAACGGAGCGGCAAGTTTAAGTAAACAAACGAACATACTTACGCCGACTAATTTTAGTAATGCGTATGCGGGCGCAACAAATCAAGGAAACGGTGAATTTTCTAATTTGAATTACGAATACAGCAAAAATTACAATCTTAATGCTTTATCTATATCCAGTCCTATAGCCGGACCAGGCTTCATATCTGCTCAAACGGCAAGCAGCGTTCCGCATGGCAACCCTCTCATTAATAATGCGTTAAGGGGATATTCGTTTGTGGCTAATACTGCGGATGGAATGGTTAATGGTGTTCTTTTTGGCGGCATTGGCGGCATTGGTAGCATTAATGGTAATGAAAATAATTATTTTGGATTGCACGGCGGCGACTTAGGATATGCTATTGGTAGTGGCGACTTAGGAAATTATTTAGGAACGCATAAATTTACAGGGTTAAGCGGAGGATTTCAACCTACTTCCGGACATTAA
- a CDS encoding 3'-5' exonuclease: protein MKAVIIDTETTGFAEPRPVEIAWLGLNDVESLGIVHEFEHRYNPGKPIEFGAMAVHHILDEDVADEPSYKTFELPQETEYIIGHKIDYDWEAIGCPEVKRIDTLALSRRIWKDAGSYSQAALIYMLSQDKRKVRERLKSAHSALTDVKICRFILSKIVNVLGVKSWNELWKISEEYRIPETMPFGKHKGTPIGELPPDYIEWALLNLKDIDPYLKKALLLAV from the coding sequence ATGAAAGCCGTTATAATAGATACGGAAACAACCGGTTTCGCCGAACCTCGTCCGGTCGAAATCGCGTGGCTCGGACTGAATGATGTCGAATCTTTGGGTATAGTCCATGAATTCGAGCATAGGTATAATCCTGGTAAGCCTATCGAATTCGGAGCCATGGCCGTGCATCATATTCTGGACGAAGACGTGGCCGACGAGCCTTCTTATAAAACTTTCGAACTTCCGCAGGAAACGGAATATATAATCGGACATAAAATAGACTACGATTGGGAAGCCATAGGCTGTCCGGAAGTAAAACGCATAGATACCCTTGCCCTTTCGAGGCGGATTTGGAAGGATGCCGGTTCTTATTCTCAGGCGGCGCTTATATATATGCTATCTCAGGACAAAAGAAAAGTCAGGGAAAGGTTGAAGTCAGCGCACTCCGCTTTGACCGACGTAAAAATCTGCCGGTTTATATTAAGTAAAATCGTGAATGTGCTCGGCGTGAAATCATGGAATGAGCTCTGGAAAATTTCGGAGGAATACAGGATTCCTGAAACCATGCCGTTTGGCAAACACAAAGGAACGCCCATAGGCGAGCTGCCGCCGGATTATATAGAATGGGCGCTGTTAAATTTAAAAGATATTGACCCTTATTTAAAAAAAGCTTTATTATTAGCGGTATAG
- the traL gene encoding type IV conjugative transfer system protein TraL has translation MNIKYIPRYIGSSFQALWWEIDELGIFFVGTIIGIIFGFFFISIIISGLIMHYYSKYKENTVRGFFKHALYWYGFKDKKKIIKSHMDKFIR, from the coding sequence ATGAATATAAAATATATTCCAAGATACATAGGTTCTTCGTTTCAGGCGCTCTGGTGGGAAATAGACGAATTGGGCATATTTTTCGTAGGAACCATTATAGGCATAATATTCGGCTTTTTCTTTATATCTATAATAATATCCGGGCTTATTATGCATTATTATTCTAAATATAAAGAAAATACGGTAAGAGGATTTTTCAAGCATGCATTGTATTGGTACGGGTTTAAAGATAAAAAAAAAATAATCAAGTCGCATATGGATAAATTTATAAGGTGA